A single region of the Ancylobacter novellus DSM 506 genome encodes:
- a CDS encoding DUF2460 domain-containing protein, producing the protein MPAFHETLFPLDIALGAAGGPERATEIVTTLTGREERNTRLAHSRRRWDAGYGVKSLTQLSSVVAFFEERRGRLYGFRWRDRLDHSSAAPGAPVTPFDQALGTGTGARTRFDLAKTYGGTHAPYVRPIAKPVAGSVRVAVNGAERTLSTHFTLDPTTGTVSFLASHVPASGASVTAGFLFDVPARFDTDFLEVNLTAFEAGEIPRIPILEIRP; encoded by the coding sequence ATGCCCGCCTTCCACGAGACGCTGTTCCCGCTCGACATCGCGCTCGGCGCGGCGGGCGGGCCGGAGCGGGCGACGGAGATCGTCACCACGCTGACCGGCCGGGAGGAGCGCAACACGCGGCTCGCCCATTCGCGACGGCGCTGGGATGCGGGCTATGGCGTGAAGTCGCTCACGCAGCTCTCCAGCGTCGTCGCCTTCTTCGAGGAGCGGCGCGGGCGGCTCTACGGCTTCCGCTGGCGCGACCGGCTGGACCATTCCTCCGCCGCACCGGGCGCGCCGGTGACGCCCTTCGACCAGGCGCTCGGCACCGGCACCGGCGCACGCACCCGGTTTGATCTCGCCAAGACCTATGGCGGCACGCATGCGCCCTATGTGCGGCCCATCGCCAAGCCGGTGGCCGGCTCGGTGCGGGTGGCGGTGAACGGGGCGGAGCGCACGCTAAGCACGCATTTCACCCTCGACCCGACCACCGGCACCGTCAGCTTCCTCGCCAGCCATGTGCCGGCCTCGGGCGCGAGCGTCACCGCCGGCTTCCTGTTCGACGTGCCGGCGCGCTTCGACACCGATTTCCTCGAAGTGAACCTCACCGCCTTCGAGGCGGGCGAGATCCCGCGCATCCCGATCCTGGAGATACGCCCATGA